Within the Eucalyptus grandis isolate ANBG69807.140 chromosome 1, ASM1654582v1, whole genome shotgun sequence genome, the region TAGTGCACTGGAGCAACCTACTGACTTTACTTTGAATGGAAGAAGTTAAGCATGGGACTAGTTCATTGATTGTGTTTATTTATTGGAGAAAGCTCGCTCATAAGATCTAATCTAATCTTCGAACTCGACTCGTGGAACAAATTCTAATCTTCCAGAACCTCACTGATTTCATTTCTGGTACATTTCAAATGGATACAATTTGGATGAGCAGATATAGAGCGAGCGTAGAATATAGAATGTGGCTGTCTATATTTCTGGACCTAGCATTTGGCAACGAAAGTgtagatgaaaaaaatttatgtccTTTAAAAAATCGTATGAAGGGCAGCATCATTTGGACGTGGGGCACGAGGCGCATGGACTAATGAATGGTACGTCCGGTCCATTGGAGAAAGAAATACGGATGATACGTTTGATGGTTCTGAGCAACCAGATGAGGCGGCCAAAGCCTTTTATGAGTTGATGAAGATGCTGAACAAGAATCGAACCCAGAGGGCGTAAAAGGCGTTCCAAATTATCGAGCATTGCTCGTCTCTTTCACATGAAATGTCAAAACAAATGGACGACCGACTCTTTTGCTTGTTGCTTGACTTCATAAATCACCACAAAGGAAGTAAGGGAGTGTATGCATGTTCGAACGATTTTTATGTTAAATTGGAAAGAGCATGAAAATGATACCAGCTGCAATGTAAGTAAAACACAAAGGAATACAGTGGAGGAACAAGataaagaagaggaagagagagaaaagaccaTCAAAAGTTCTGAGACGTTAACCTCTAGTTCCTCTGCGACAATGACTGTTTATGTCATCCAAAACGGCATCATTAGCACAAAGAGGAGAGAGCTAATAAGGGTTATACGAGAGACCCTCGCTGACTCTCCTGCATGGCATGGTGATTTCACAATGTTAGAGTGGGACTACCTTCAGATGGATTTAAGCCAATGACAACAATCAGCATTTCACATGGTACGTGGGCAGTTCTTTTAGTGGCCTGCAATAGCATGAAGCAAGCCTATTTCATGCTATCTTTACTCATACTCAAAACTTCTGCTCTACGAAATATCATGGAAAAATGATTTATTACAGCGAAACTTAAATTTGATGCAGCATATGCAATGGCACGTTTGGCACATTGTTGAATCCTGAAAGGAAAATGCCATTGATGATTCATTCTCTGCTTTCAATTTTACTATAATAAAACACGAATACTGAACTTTTGTttcaaggacaaaaagaaaaaaaaaagaattcaccAATTAAGTCTATTTTAATCCAATTCGTTGATTTAGTTTAATCCACTTGTCTCTAAATCCTGACATTAAAGAAGATGTATCaattttgaaggaaattttAAAGCTAAATTAATTGTAACTAGACACGAACGTCGGATGTGGCTGTAGTTTAGTGGTAAGAATTCCACGTTGTGGCCGTGAAGACCTGGGCTCGAATCCCAGCAGCCACAATCAACAGTGAccttttgtttatattttaaaatcCTTGTGGCAAGGATGTATTTCCAACAATTACcttcaaattttcctttattttgataAGGATGTAATTCCTACAATTACAttcaatttttactttattttgatttcatgttttttagCAGATTAGTCAGGATGTTCTAGTTTTCCTTAACAGTGCGGTAATGGATCGATTCTCTTattttgatttcatgttttttaacaaaatagTCAGGATGCTCttgtttttcttaatattgTGGTAATTGATCAATTCTTCTAATACGCGCTTAGTCTGCTCTGCTTGCaacaattcaatcaattcttccaatgaagaaaaaaacacgAAACATTCCATCGGTCAAAATCAGTGACTTTGATGTTAtgtcatccattttttttccataattttaaTTTGTAAATCCTTGTGGCAAGGATGTATTTCCAACAATTACcttcaaattttcctttattttgataAGGATGTAATTCCTACAATTACAttcaatttttactttattttgatttcatgttttttagCAGATTAGTCAGGATGTTCTAGTTTTCCTTAACAGTGCGGTAATGGATCGATTCTCTTattttgatttcatgttttttaacaaaatagTCAGGATGCTCttgtttttcttaatattgCGGTAATTGATCAATTCTTCTAATACGCGCTTAGTCTGCTCTGCTTGCaacaattcaatcaattcttccaatgaagaaaaaaaacacgAAACATTCCATCGGTCAAAATCAGTGACTTTGATGTTAtgtcatccattttttttccataattttaaTTTGTAATGTATATTTGTTATGTGTTAGGAAAACTCTCTCCTGACACCATGTACAGTTGCATCTCACGTGAATGAATTGTTTCTTGGATGTTTGCTTTGTGGGGATAAAAAATCCCGTTATGGAGACGCTTAGAAGTTGACCTGGGGAAATCATCAGTATCAATCAGAAGTGGTAGTGCTCATAATAGTGAAAAGCAGAAACCAAGTTACAACTCCATCTCGTCCACAAATGTATCTTTAGCCGCAATATGAGTCCTAGATATTTTGGCGATCGACGGGTTGAGTTttgatcactttttttttagtcgattgagtgatttgaaatAGGCGGAATTAACTCCTAATCTTATCGCCAATGACATTACATAGTGGGaatatattgcaatttttcataaattaagcATAATGTTAATCATCCTCAAGGAAtgaaaaacatgaaattttgTCGTGTAGAGAACTCGATTGTGCAAATCGATTGGATAATCTTGCATGGGTTACATACAAATAAGAGAGAAATCCCCATTGCGATCTTATTAATCCTCAATTCACTTAAAAGTAGGGAGTTAATTCTCAATTAATTCTTACAATCAAGTTTACACTCGTTTATGAACATATCCCATATATCGCgatcttgattttcatgaaaaaaaaaattgaaattggcaCTATTTCCTAGAGACAAATGTCATAGTCGGTGagattaaaacattttttcatatatttcaaagagaaaaagccaccaaaaattccaaactttatccaatgtgacaaatttatcccaaacttttctttttatgacacaaaaaacttcaaattttgccAATTGCACCACATTTACCACATCTTTATGGttgaagggcattttcatcttttactttttaattttttttctttttttcttttttttttccttcttctctcgaTGGTGGAGGGAAGCTAGACTCACGCAAGGGCAGCCCTTGCTAGCGTCGGGCATGGGTCACCCTTGCCTGAGCGGGTGAGAGCGGCCCTCCCCTAAGTTAGGCGGGctggtgagggcaaccctcgtcGATGCCAACAAGGGCAACCCTCGTCCAATAAAAGCGACGGTCGCCGTCTCCTTTGCCCTTGCCTGAGTCCGGCTTCCCTTCGCCATGGCCGacaaagggagagaggagaagaaaaaagaaatgaaaaaaaaatgcaaaagaaaaaaaattttaaaaaaagagagatgaaaATGACATATAATTTGGACTAAATGTATTACGAGATTATAAGTTTGGATTTGGAATTTTGTGTCacgaaaaaaaattgacataaatatatcacaattggcaaatttggaattttttatgtcatagaaaaaaaacatttgagataaatttgtcacattggATAAAGTTGAGAtagttgagatttttttatgactttttcccTATTGCAAAAAGGCTTAGGTCTCAAATGTCCCAGATGAAACGTTTAGGGGTCAGCTAACCAATAGCCAAAGCGTTCAAGACTCCGGGTGCACAATCTCCATCTCATTATCATCATTCATCGGATTCCATCTCCATTCTCCACTGGTATCATTTGTTGGAGAATATTTTTAAACATTAATGCCCTCTCTAAAAGTCTGGACATGAAACTGTCatgtttatttgattatttcctGTCTTTAAATGTATCAATGAGAAGTTATGAGCAAAGTGTTCAGGTTTTACCCTCTAGCATCGAATAAAATACCCAAAGACAAGGATATCAGTAGGTTTAAATGAAGCCTGGTCATGCAGACATCCCTATGAAAGTTCAGATTGACAAATTTGAAGTGTAAGATACGGCTCAATGCTTACTATAGATGCATATGATCTACATAGCATGCGGATTCGCTCCTGTTCAAGAGGTAGTGGACAGAAATTTTCTTACTATATCGCTGTCCCGGCAAACTACATGAAAAGGCCACGAGCACTGCCGATACAGCGATACCCATCAGGTCCTCCCACAAATCCTGCGAGGTTTTGTAGTCCTTCACTACCTGTTCAACCTGTTCAACCTGTTCAACTTGAACAGGTGGAGCAACAGATCATGGAGAAAAAGCCGATAGGTTACTATCACTTGGCCTTTTGCTTTGAATTGGagatttttcaacaaaatttatCGCTGAGACTTGCCCTGTGAACGAGTGCGTGGGAGAAATTGAAGCCGAGGAGAAAACCGTCGCTCTTGTTTTCTGGAAGAGACCAATTTCCTCTTCTGACCATGGCTGCTCTCTCTGACACCTGCAACTTAACCAGCAACTTATCCTCTACCAAAGTATGCAGACATGATAATATTGGGAGATCGATGTAATATGTTGATACAGAATGTACTTGTAATCATTGATCATGACTGGATATCAACTAAGATATTGCCTCATATTGCTATCTCAAAAATGTTCACTCATTCACCGGCCATATTAAACCTCTCTAACTTGATTGTTCTAATTCTAATTGGTTTGCTCTGTTAGAAGAGATCTCCGTGCATTAAAAGCAAACTTTGTTTATGCACAAGAAATATGATGCTGGAGAAGAAAGTATAATAACTGACAAATTAAGCAACATTTTTTACTAATGTACTAAGCAAGCAGATTAGCAAAATGACAGACGTCACAGGCACACCTATAGGAAACCATGTTAACAATTTATCACATTTTTAATGGTGGAATGAAATTGAAGGTGATTAGGAGCGTGAGGAAATATTAGCAGTGTAAAGACAGACCGCTGAACCTGCAAACGTACAATTGAACCGCTGGGCATGAGACTCTTTCTTTCCTCGTTTGTGAATCATCAGGTATGAAGTTATAAATACAGCCACTTCAAGTAAGTTTCATATGTTGGAAAATAAATTGGCTTGGGCAAAAAGCCCAGGAGCAGAAATTAGAAGTATCATTCTTATCAAGGGAGATTTATTATCATGAGAATACAAAAGCCAGTAGGATTTAGATGCAGTCACCGAGGGCCATAGCAGCATAATATCCACTctaaatgacaaaacaaaattgaaattcaaaagttAACAGGAATAACCTTTGTTTTGTTGAACATCTTTTAGGGCGTCAGAAGTTTCCTCTCCATCCTTTTGCTTGGCACCAGaagttttctcttcaattttattCTTGTTATCTACGGTTTTCTCAACTTTTTCATTGGAAGGACCATGAAACTCAGCATCGACCGGTGATGAGACCTTTTCATTCTTTTGAGATACTTTCCTCTTGGTGGAACTTCTATTTGATGTCGTCATCTGGGTCAAATCATAGTGCAAACCCTGCTTGACTGTTATTACATTTTCTCTCTCTGCAAGCCCAGAAGAACGGGTAAACCTTCTAGTGTTTGCCAAGGTGCTTTTCTGTATCTCTTCATCACAGGACTTTATCAGATTTTCACGATTTGCGGCAGCAGAACCTCCTCGAGCTGTTGATTGAGTTATTCTAGCTATTTTTGTAAGTTCCCTCACCTTGGTTTCATTTGTTGAACGCATCTCTGTTGCTCTAGAATCAATGTACTCTGAAGCAGCTGGGATAGAATGAGATGGCACTTGTAAAGATTTATCACTCAGCGGAGACAAACTACCAATGATACAAGAGTCACCTGCCTTAGTACCATTTGTCACTACACTATGAGCAGCTGACACTATTGATGCTAGAGCCGCACGGGCAGCAAGAGGACTGAGTCGGGACTTGTTATTAGAAAGTTCAAAAATAGATGAACCTAAAGGCACGGGAACTTCAACCTCTACATCCAGTTGCATTTTCACTGGATCCTGAGGAGATGCTTCCAATCGAATTTGTTCTTCAGGACCTTGAACAGGCAAACTACTTGCATCAAATTCATCAATAAGTCTACGTTGTGCTTGTCCCTTCTTCTCAACTGTACTCAAAACCAGAGGTACACAATTACTTTAGCAAGAAAGTATAGTTTGCAATTTATAGTCAGACGCATATGGTGTGG harbors:
- the LOC104436471 gene encoding uncharacterized protein LOC104436471 isoform X1, with the translated sequence MDSGTLHVQFRTRKIQQKDRETCIASMAAPVDAGACDGRLELEAMRTLDSSWFPCTVSLSSFRRGLLINFGSQEPEDMILTEPEVLERLRFRSIPLQGDDCSHIEQGKHVLAAFNSHFPECFYDAKVEKVLRVRHSKRIYCRCTFTVKLLRKDVKGETFTVSSSSIMRLAEKTIKEHPVISEFLKSVESQAIYSVSPFFPVDKENGVEEDLDRMLEEQKGCTMFDDPKDGISRDILFGIGMKVEKKGQAQRRLIDEFDASSLPVQGPEEQIRLEASPQDPVKMQLDVEVEVPVPLGSSIFELSNNKSRLSPLAARAALASIVSAAHSVVTNGTKAGDSCIIGSLSPLSDKSLQVPSHSIPAASEYIDSRATEMRSTNETKVRELTKIARITQSTARGGSAAANRENLIKSCDEEIQKSTLANTRRFTRSSGLAERENVITVKQGLHYDLTQMTTSNRSSTKRKVSQKNEKVSSPVDAEFHGPSNEKVEKTVDNKNKIEEKTSGAKQKDGEETSDALKDVQQNKGVRESSHGQKRKLVSSRKQERRFSPRLQFLPRTRSQGKSQR
- the LOC104436471 gene encoding uncharacterized protein LOC104436471 isoform X2 — its product is MILTEPEVLERLRFRSIPLQGDDCSHIEQGKHVLAAFNSHFPECFYDAKVEKVLRVRHSKRIYCRCTFTVKLLRKDVKGETFTVSSSSIMRLAEKTIKEHPVISEFLKSVESQAIYSVSPFFPVDKENGVEEDLDRMLEEQKGCTMFDDPKDGISRDILFGIGMKVEKKGQAQRRLIDEFDASSLPVQGPEEQIRLEASPQDPVKMQLDVEVEVPVPLGSSIFELSNNKSRLSPLAARAALASIVSAAHSVVTNGTKAGDSCIIGSLSPLSDKSLQVPSHSIPAASEYIDSRATEMRSTNETKVRELTKIARITQSTARGGSAAANRENLIKSCDEEIQKSTLANTRRFTRSSGLAERENVITVKQGLHYDLTQMTTSNRSSTKRKVSQKNEKVSSPVDAEFHGPSNEKVEKTVDNKNKIEEKTSGAKQKDGEETSDALKDVQQNKGVRESSHGQKRKLVSSRKQERRFSPRLQFLPRTRSQGKSQR